Proteins from a genomic interval of Agrococcus sp. ARC_14:
- a CDS encoding MoxR family ATPase, with amino-acid sequence MSASMTREQANWFAETFTRLVDNVGTVVLGKEDVIRLAFTAMLSEGHLLLEDAPGTGKTQLAKSMAATVQGTDHRIQFTPDLLPSDVTGVTVYDQKTQTFEFHKGPIFASIVLADEINRASPKTQSALLEVMEEGRVTVDGTPYEVGRPFMVIATQNPIEQAGTYRLPEAQLDRFLMKTSIGYPGREQTVRILAGASIRNASAGVQPVITTGAIAEMIDLAATVHVDEAVLDYVAQLSEHTRESKDTRLGVSVRGAMALMRAVKVWAAAKGRAFVLPDDVKHLAQFVWAHRIVIDPEAEFSGVTGDRIIDRAIADVAAPQDRQNAA; translated from the coding sequence ATGAGCGCATCGATGACCCGTGAGCAGGCGAACTGGTTCGCCGAGACGTTCACCCGACTCGTCGACAACGTCGGCACCGTCGTGCTCGGCAAGGAGGACGTCATCCGCCTCGCCTTCACGGCGATGCTCTCGGAGGGTCACCTGCTGCTCGAGGACGCGCCCGGCACCGGCAAGACGCAGCTGGCGAAGTCGATGGCCGCCACGGTGCAGGGAACGGACCACCGCATCCAGTTCACGCCCGACCTGCTGCCCTCGGACGTCACGGGTGTCACGGTCTACGACCAGAAGACGCAGACCTTCGAGTTCCACAAGGGCCCGATCTTCGCCTCGATCGTGCTCGCCGACGAGATCAACCGTGCGAGCCCGAAGACGCAGTCGGCGCTGCTCGAGGTGATGGAGGAGGGTCGCGTCACCGTCGACGGCACCCCCTACGAGGTCGGCCGCCCGTTCATGGTGATCGCGACGCAGAACCCCATCGAGCAGGCCGGCACGTACCGGCTGCCGGAGGCGCAGCTCGACCGCTTCCTGATGAAGACGTCCATCGGCTACCCGGGTCGCGAGCAGACTGTGCGGATCCTCGCGGGCGCCTCGATCCGCAACGCCTCCGCGGGCGTGCAGCCTGTCATCACGACCGGTGCGATCGCCGAGATGATCGACCTCGCCGCCACCGTGCACGTCGACGAGGCCGTGCTCGACTACGTCGCGCAGCTCTCGGAGCACACGCGCGAGTCGAAGGACACCCGCCTGGGCGTCTCGGTGCGCGGCGCCATGGCGCTCATGCGTGCCGTCAAGGTGTGGGCTGCGGCGAAGGGCCGCGCCTTCGTGCTGCCCGACGACGTCAAGCATCTGGCACAGTTCGTCTGGGCGCACCGCATCGTGATCGACCCGGAGGCCGAGTTCTCCGGCGTCACCGGCGACCGCATCATCGACCGCGCCATCGCCGACGTGGCAGCGCCGCAGGACCGGCAGAACGCTGCATGA